One segment of Anastrepha obliqua isolate idAnaObli1 chromosome 3, idAnaObli1_1.0, whole genome shotgun sequence DNA contains the following:
- the LOC129241501 gene encoding uncharacterized protein LOC129241501 isoform X1, whose translation MSSGALPKTKRSKSSLKCSDWREEAKVQNSNSEFSFELKPKPKLTCIPENCSKFFSDLRELNCRKTQSMNVSKNTEMPEKSWSVLFIGSKSNLHAKNVM comes from the exons ATGTCCAGCGGTGCCCTGCCAAAAACCAAGAGATCCAAATCATCGCTCAAGTGTAGCGACTGGCGTGAAGAGGCAAAGGTACAAAATTCCAATAGTGAATTCTCATTTGAATTAAAGCCAAAACCGAAATTGACCTGCATACCGGAAAATTGTAGTAAATTCTTCAGTGATCTACG TGAACTAAATTGCAGAAAAACGCAATCAATGAATGTATCCAAGAATACCGAGATGCCGGAGAAATCGTGGTCTGTTTTGTTCATCGGTTCAAAAAGCAATCTGCATGCCAAAAATGTTATGTGA
- the LOC129241501 gene encoding uncharacterized protein LOC129241501 isoform X2 produces MSSGALPKTKRSKSSLKCSDWREEAKVQNSNSEFSFELKPKPKLTCIPENCSKFFSDLRKTQSMNVSKNTEMPEKSWSVLFIGSKSNLHAKNVM; encoded by the exons ATGTCCAGCGGTGCCCTGCCAAAAACCAAGAGATCCAAATCATCGCTCAAGTGTAGCGACTGGCGTGAAGAGGCAAAGGTACAAAATTCCAATAGTGAATTCTCATTTGAATTAAAGCCAAAACCGAAATTGACCTGCATACCGGAAAATTGTAGTAAATTCTTCAGTGATCTACG AAAAACGCAATCAATGAATGTATCCAAGAATACCGAGATGCCGGAGAAATCGTGGTCTGTTTTGTTCATCGGTTCAAAAAGCAATCTGCATGCCAAAAATGTTATGTGA